The Fundidesulfovibrio putealis DSM 16056 genome includes a window with the following:
- a CDS encoding peptide-binding protein: MHFQQQSKHFSRLGRNFTLPAVLFCIFALLAAGCDSPKSGESLTGDPAASARAAPGDEKPEQGGRITMATLGEPSNLISVLSTDSASHEVASLIYVSPLRYDKNIVIEPYAAESFQVLDGGRHLTFKMREDIRWFDGTPLTAEDVEFTYKVMVNPNTPTAYAGDFMAIKEFRLTGKYTFEVFYEKPFARAVSTWAQDILPKHALENEDLTNTKYSRQPMGAGPYKLKQWVENQRVILEANPDYFEGRPNIDEVVYRIVPDQTTQFMELKAGNLDYIGLTPPQYLFLTSGKQWERDFRKYKYLASSYAYMAYNLEHPLFRDKAVRQALAHAIGKEEIIKGALMGLGVPTIGHYKPDSWAYNHDIADYEYDPGKAQMLLARLGWKRETPTGPLMKDGKPFAFSIITNQGNEQRIKACAIIQAQMARIGIQVKVRTIEWATFIKEFVDQRRYETVLLAWSIPQDPDAFDVWHSSKIAKPGLNFVGYANPEADALLEQGRNLVDPAGRKPIYDRFQEILHEDQPYCFLYTPYALPILTERVHGVEPAPAGISWNFVRWWIPASQQRNTYAK, translated from the coding sequence ATGCATTTTCAACAGCAAAGCAAGCATTTCTCCCGCCTTGGGCGGAATTTCACACTTCCAGCGGTCTTGTTCTGTATTTTTGCCCTGTTGGCGGCCGGATGCGACTCTCCCAAGTCCGGCGAATCGCTCACGGGCGACCCGGCCGCGTCCGCCCGTGCGGCGCCCGGAGACGAGAAGCCGGAGCAGGGCGGGCGCATCACCATGGCCACGCTGGGCGAGCCCTCCAACCTCATTTCAGTGTTGTCCACAGACTCGGCCTCCCATGAGGTGGCCTCGCTCATCTACGTATCGCCCTTGCGCTACGACAAGAACATCGTCATCGAGCCCTACGCCGCCGAATCCTTCCAGGTACTCGACGGCGGACGGCACCTGACCTTCAAGATGCGCGAAGACATCCGCTGGTTCGACGGCACGCCCCTCACCGCCGAGGACGTGGAGTTCACCTACAAGGTCATGGTGAACCCCAACACGCCCACGGCCTATGCCGGGGACTTCATGGCCATCAAGGAATTCAGGCTGACCGGGAAATACACCTTCGAGGTGTTCTACGAGAAGCCCTTCGCCAGGGCCGTGTCCACCTGGGCCCAGGACATACTGCCCAAGCACGCCCTGGAGAACGAGGACCTGACCAACACGAAGTACTCGCGCCAGCCCATGGGGGCCGGGCCGTACAAGCTGAAGCAGTGGGTGGAGAACCAACGGGTCATCCTGGAGGCCAATCCGGACTATTTCGAGGGCAGGCCCAACATCGACGAGGTGGTCTACCGCATTGTGCCGGACCAGACCACCCAGTTCATGGAGCTCAAGGCCGGAAACCTGGACTACATCGGACTGACGCCGCCGCAGTATCTGTTCCTCACCAGCGGCAAACAGTGGGAGCGGGACTTCCGCAAGTACAAATACCTGGCCTCGTCCTACGCCTACATGGCCTACAACCTGGAGCACCCCCTGTTCAGGGACAAGGCGGTCCGACAGGCCCTGGCCCACGCCATAGGCAAGGAAGAGATCATCAAGGGAGCGCTGATGGGCCTGGGCGTGCCGACCATCGGCCATTATAAACCGGACTCCTGGGCCTACAATCACGATATCGCCGACTACGAGTACGACCCGGGCAAGGCCCAGATGCTCCTGGCGCGGCTGGGGTGGAAGCGCGAAACGCCCACAGGGCCGCTCATGAAGGACGGCAAGCCCTTCGCATTCTCCATCATCACCAACCAGGGCAACGAGCAACGCATCAAGGCCTGCGCCATCATCCAGGCGCAGATGGCGCGCATCGGCATCCAGGTGAAGGTGCGCACCATCGAGTGGGCCACGTTCATCAAGGAGTTCGTGGACCAGCGCCGCTACGAGACCGTGCTGCTGGCCTGGTCCATCCCGCAGGACCCGGACGCCTTCGACGTGTGGCACTCCTCAAAGATAGCCAAGCCGGGTCTCAACTTCGTGGGCTACGCCAATCCAGAGGCCGACGCGCTGCTGGAACAGGGGCGAAACCTCGTGGACCCGGCCGGCCGGAAGCCCATATATGACCGGTTTCAGGAAATCCTCCACGAGGACCAGCCGTATTGTTTCCTGTACACCCCCTATGCACTGCCCATCCTGACGGAGCGCGTCCACGGCGTGGAACCGGCTCCGGCGGGAATTTCCTGGAACTTCGTCCGCTGGTGGATTCCTGCGTCCCAGCAAAGAAATACCTACGCCAAATGA
- a CDS encoding DEAD/DEAH box helicase, with product MALTNEDGKAKQLLQEFVRETIPEYIIDGSHSIVAQDGVQKIDVKKREHYWDLEGQVQGDDFQVYTSELGLNLEEETVTFFCNCPDSFSGVCRHVGATALKFLKSLDGKKSQEHDAQAKQNVEWRQSFRHFFSTAFEPEAGKHYIIYRFFPEPGRLQVAFFRGRQNKSGLSQVHTEITLEQIIQNPDWCETAPSLPLLAEQIGHFLDYRGHRVDIPAGLISWFLWSIGKEYYLYWQDTEHPVRIERSTMRLQLRPIMDEEQGLRFDIYLARPGKAPFSIQGQETYFYGQLPLWVCWNKSFYPVQTGLPAPFIREMVENPPVIPGADVSEFLDRVWTKFPTSDLHGQQEFLERMKPNFLPANYNPKLYLDEEGSLLTLQVQNIYETEHGDIFQEGPNPELQTGSYAFEGKSFLLARDQDAEAALIAQLQEMEFQPRNNANWFLEPEEAIVFLLDAYPKLVEKYRVYGEKNLTRYKVRLSQPVIVAEVESDEKEKWFDLELAVQYDDQRVPIDKIWKAWTQGKRYVQLKDGSYTSLPESWLKRIGHKLRALGYDPDKPPQKRFKQFEAPVLDKILEDLPEAHTDSFRNSLREKIHSFEEIKPIKQPAELNAQLRPYQLQGLAYLNFLREYGFGGILADEMGLGKTVQTLSFIQHLSDKGNKAPNLIVVPTSVLPNWDREAEKFVPNLKRVIVYGAKREGMFKKIAESQLVVTTYALLRRDLDELLNFEFNSIILDEAQNIKNPNTITARSVRRLNGKMRLCLSGTPIENNLFELWSLFEFLMPGFLGSQNSFQRGIVKPIKDGDEETLDYLRGRVKPFILRRTKSEVAKDLPPKVENVQYCALIDEQAELYSQLAKKLRDQVLRDVDEKGMAKSQMSILDALLKLRQICCHPRLLKLDMPGVNTNLPSGKFDTFKDLVTDVVEEGHKVLVFSQFVQMLHIIRSWLQINQTPFCYLDGSSKDRFEQVDRFNNTPEIPIFLISLKAGGTGINLTSADYVIHYDPWWNPAVENQATDRTHRIGQKRQVFSYKLICSNTVEEKILKLQEMKKGIADAIIPGQDAWKSLTRNDLEMLFEV from the coding sequence ATGGCCCTCACCAACGAGGATGGTAAAGCCAAACAACTCCTCCAGGAGTTTGTCCGGGAGACGATCCCTGAGTATATCATTGACGGCTCGCATTCAATCGTCGCGCAGGACGGCGTCCAGAAAATCGACGTCAAGAAGCGGGAACATTACTGGGATTTGGAGGGACAAGTCCAGGGGGATGATTTCCAGGTTTACACTTCCGAACTGGGGTTGAACCTTGAGGAAGAAACCGTAACATTCTTCTGCAACTGCCCCGATTCCTTTTCCGGAGTGTGCCGCCACGTAGGCGCGACCGCACTCAAATTCCTGAAATCGCTCGACGGCAAGAAGAGCCAGGAGCACGACGCCCAGGCCAAGCAGAACGTGGAATGGCGTCAGAGCTTCCGCCACTTTTTCTCCACCGCCTTCGAACCGGAGGCCGGGAAGCACTACATCATCTACAGGTTCTTCCCCGAACCGGGACGCCTGCAAGTCGCCTTCTTCAGGGGACGCCAGAACAAATCCGGCCTCTCCCAGGTGCACACCGAGATAACGCTCGAGCAGATCATCCAGAACCCCGACTGGTGCGAGACCGCGCCCAGCCTGCCCCTGCTGGCCGAACAGATCGGGCATTTCCTGGATTATCGCGGCCACCGGGTGGACATCCCGGCAGGACTCATTTCCTGGTTCTTGTGGTCCATCGGCAAGGAATATTATCTCTACTGGCAGGACACCGAGCATCCGGTGCGCATCGAGCGCTCCACCATGCGCCTGCAGCTTCGCCCCATCATGGACGAGGAACAGGGCCTGCGCTTCGACATCTACCTGGCGCGCCCCGGCAAGGCCCCCTTCTCCATTCAGGGCCAGGAGACCTATTTCTACGGCCAGCTGCCCCTGTGGGTGTGCTGGAACAAGAGCTTCTATCCCGTGCAGACCGGCCTGCCCGCGCCCTTCATCCGGGAGATGGTGGAGAATCCGCCGGTAATTCCCGGAGCGGACGTGTCGGAGTTCCTGGACCGCGTCTGGACCAAGTTCCCCACCTCGGACCTCCACGGCCAGCAGGAATTCCTGGAGCGCATGAAGCCCAATTTCCTGCCAGCCAACTACAATCCCAAACTCTACCTGGACGAAGAAGGAAGCCTGCTGACCCTCCAGGTGCAGAACATCTACGAGACCGAGCACGGCGACATCTTCCAGGAAGGCCCCAACCCCGAGCTCCAGACCGGCTCCTACGCCTTCGAGGGCAAGAGCTTCCTCCTGGCGCGCGACCAGGACGCCGAGGCGGCCCTCATCGCCCAGCTCCAGGAGATGGAGTTCCAGCCGCGAAACAACGCCAACTGGTTCCTGGAGCCGGAAGAGGCCATCGTCTTCCTGTTGGACGCCTACCCCAAGCTGGTGGAAAAGTACCGCGTCTACGGCGAGAAGAACCTCACCCGCTACAAGGTGCGCCTCTCCCAGCCGGTCATTGTGGCCGAGGTCGAGTCCGACGAGAAGGAAAAGTGGTTCGACCTGGAACTGGCCGTGCAATACGACGACCAGCGCGTGCCCATCGACAAGATCTGGAAGGCCTGGACCCAGGGCAAGCGCTATGTGCAGCTGAAAGACGGCTCCTACACCAGCCTGCCCGAGAGCTGGCTCAAGCGCATCGGCCACAAGCTGCGCGCCCTGGGCTACGACCCGGACAAGCCGCCCCAGAAGCGCTTCAAGCAGTTCGAGGCCCCGGTGCTGGACAAGATCCTTGAGGATCTGCCCGAGGCGCACACGGACTCCTTCCGGAACAGCCTGCGCGAAAAGATCCATAGTTTCGAGGAGATAAAGCCCATCAAGCAGCCCGCCGAGCTGAACGCGCAGCTGCGCCCGTATCAGCTCCAGGGCCTGGCCTACCTGAACTTCCTGCGGGAGTACGGTTTCGGCGGCATCCTGGCCGACGAAATGGGCCTGGGCAAGACCGTGCAGACGCTGTCCTTCATCCAGCATCTGTCCGACAAGGGAAACAAGGCCCCCAACCTGATCGTGGTGCCCACCTCGGTGCTGCCCAACTGGGACCGCGAGGCCGAGAAGTTCGTGCCGAACCTCAAGCGGGTCATCGTGTATGGGGCCAAGCGCGAGGGGATGTTCAAGAAGATCGCCGAGTCGCAGCTGGTGGTCACCACCTATGCCCTGCTGCGGCGCGACCTGGATGAGCTTTTGAACTTCGAGTTCAACTCCATCATCCTGGACGAAGCCCAGAACATCAAGAACCCCAATACGATAACTGCGCGGTCCGTGCGGCGCCTCAACGGCAAGATGCGCCTGTGCCTCTCGGGCACGCCCATTGAGAACAACCTCTTCGAGCTGTGGAGCCTCTTCGAGTTCCTCATGCCCGGCTTCCTGGGCAGCCAGAACTCCTTCCAGCGCGGCATAGTGAAGCCCATCAAGGACGGCGACGAGGAAACCCTCGACTACCTGCGCGGTCGCGTGAAGCCCTTCATCCTGCGCCGCACCAAGTCCGAGGTGGCCAAGGACCTGCCGCCCAAGGTGGAGAACGTCCAGTACTGCGCGCTCATCGACGAGCAGGCCGAGCTGTACTCGCAGCTGGCCAAGAAGCTGCGCGATCAGGTGCTGCGCGACGTGGACGAAAAGGGCATGGCCAAGTCCCAGATGTCCATCCTGGATGCGCTTTTGAAGCTGCGCCAGATCTGCTGCCACCCCAGGCTTCTCAAGCTGGACATGCCCGGCGTGAACACCAACCTGCCCTCCGGCAAGTTCGACACCTTCAAGGACCTCGTCACCGACGTGGTGGAGGAAGGCCACAAGGTGCTGGTGTTCTCGCAGTTCGTGCAGATGCTGCACATCATCCGCAGCTGGCTGCAAATCAACCAGACGCCCTTCTGCTACCTGGACGGCTCCAGCAAGGACCGCTTCGAGCAGGTGGACCGCTTCAACAACACCCCGGAAATCCCGATCTTCCTGATCTCGCTGAAGGCGGGCGGCACGGGCATCAACCTGACCAGCGCGGACTACGTCATCCACTATGACCCGTGGTGGAACCCCGCCGTGGAAAATCAGGCCACGGACCGCACGCACCGCATCGGCCAGAAGCGGCAGGTGTTCAGCTACAAGCTGATCTGCTCGAACACCGTGGAAGAGAAGATCCTGAAGCTTCAGGAAATGAAGAAGGGAATCGCGGATGCGATCATCCCTGGGCAGGACGCCTGGAAGAGCTTGACCAGGAACGATCTGGAGATGTTGTTTGAGGTGTAG
- a CDS encoding universal stress protein encodes MFKNILAPVTSSKSCEQAADVAITFARRFESNLVLLNVQGFEHKWGEAELLDRPEELQKIETDMARHFAGRLAGVPGHKIVVAQGVPHVEILRMAREMEADLILMCPYRRELPQMKDLLWTRVGHTLERVIQNAHHPVMLVTHPVSSDGQIFRHVLAATGLSGKDSFCVEYAAQLARKCGAKLTVFSVLDADAGAANLPQEEIGRIAGERMTRMNVEYGDMVKDVKDVEYVCYEGQTAVEILKLARLRGVDVIVMAHHTREADLDCAFERSTVVHVAFRALCPVVSINRKFQMPGG; translated from the coding sequence ATGTTCAAGAACATCCTGGCCCCCGTCACGTCCTCGAAGTCCTGCGAACAAGCTGCCGATGTAGCCATCACCTTCGCCCGGCGTTTTGAATCGAATCTGGTGCTCCTGAACGTCCAGGGTTTCGAGCATAAGTGGGGCGAGGCGGAGTTGCTGGACAGACCGGAGGAACTCCAGAAGATTGAAACCGACATGGCCAGGCACTTCGCCGGGAGGCTCGCTGGGGTGCCGGGGCACAAGATAGTCGTGGCCCAGGGGGTCCCCCATGTGGAGATACTGCGCATGGCGCGCGAAATGGAGGCCGACCTCATCCTGATGTGCCCGTACAGGAGGGAGTTACCGCAGATGAAGGATCTGCTCTGGACCAGGGTCGGACACACTCTGGAGCGCGTCATCCAAAACGCACATCACCCCGTGATGCTGGTCACCCACCCCGTTTCCTCGGATGGGCAGATATTCCGGCACGTGCTGGCCGCCACGGGCCTCTCGGGAAAGGACAGCTTCTGCGTGGAGTACGCCGCCCAACTGGCCAGGAAGTGCGGGGCGAAGCTCACGGTGTTCAGCGTCCTGGATGCCGACGCCGGGGCCGCGAACCTGCCTCAGGAGGAAATCGGCCGCATCGCCGGGGAGCGCATGACCCGGATGAACGTCGAGTACGGCGACATGGTGAAGGACGTGAAGGACGTGGAGTACGTTTGTTATGAAGGGCAGACGGCGGTGGAGATCCTCAAGCTTGCCCGGCTGCGCGGGGTGGATGTGATCGTGATGGCCCACCACACCCGCGAGGCGGACCTGGACTGCGCGTTCGAGAGATCGACCGTGGTCCATGTGGCGTTTCGGGCGTTGTGCCCGGTGGTGAGCATCAACCGGAAGTTCCAGATGCCTGGTGGTTAG
- the cbpB gene encoding peptide-modifying radical SAM enzyme CbpB, whose protein sequence is MNPDHNASEAASTGGRFIDTVHGPASEASPRFINTGHGPTFQPVDIGHSDYLALIEPDSAFWSLVKKDKLGHALTDSSFLDAYRAKAGRFREEMDGLRFGLTPSAVYFNPTERCNLNCTYCYIPGDMRSKGIHMSPDTLLDALSRLKAHFTATMPEGRKPQIIFHGAEPLMNREAVFQGIEAFKDDFRFGVQTNATLLDEQAVEFLTERNVGVGISLDGVDAAIADSTRKTWSGEGVSHLVRRAMDMLRGYSGFNVICTVTAKNIATLPEVVEFFHTNEVETCLLNIVRCTLPGAREIMPGDQDAGRQFVSALERSHELYRETGRKLVVANFANILLAIMAPTARRLMCDISPCGGGRCFFALAPNGDMFPCSEFIGLPHFKGGNLFTDAIGDVLQSAPFAQVTGRKVEDITPCNRCAIRHFCGSPCPAEAIEMNGAMNRMGAFCGFYEDQTRYALRLIADGKADDFLWDGWDSEAETVFELTGL, encoded by the coding sequence ATGAATCCCGACCACAACGCCTCGGAAGCGGCCTCCACCGGGGGCCGCTTCATTGATACAGTCCATGGTCCAGCATCGGAGGCTTCGCCGCGCTTCATCAATACCGGCCATGGCCCCACCTTTCAGCCCGTGGACATCGGCCACTCGGACTATCTGGCCCTTATCGAGCCCGACAGCGCCTTCTGGTCCCTGGTGAAAAAGGACAAGTTGGGCCATGCGCTGACGGACTCCTCGTTCCTGGACGCCTACCGCGCCAAGGCGGGCCGCTTTCGCGAGGAAATGGATGGGTTGCGTTTCGGGCTCACGCCCTCGGCGGTCTACTTCAACCCCACCGAGCGCTGCAACCTGAACTGCACCTACTGCTACATCCCCGGCGACATGCGCTCCAAGGGCATCCACATGAGCCCCGATACGCTGCTGGACGCGCTTTCCAGGCTGAAGGCCCATTTCACAGCCACGATGCCTGAGGGCCGCAAGCCACAGATCATCTTCCACGGGGCGGAGCCCCTCATGAACCGCGAAGCCGTATTCCAGGGCATCGAGGCCTTCAAGGATGATTTCCGCTTCGGCGTGCAGACCAACGCCACCCTGCTGGACGAACAGGCCGTGGAATTCCTGACCGAGCGCAACGTGGGCGTGGGTATCTCTCTGGACGGCGTGGACGCCGCAATCGCGGACAGTACTCGCAAGACCTGGAGCGGGGAGGGCGTATCACATCTGGTGCGCCGGGCCATGGACATGCTGCGCGGCTACTCCGGGTTCAACGTCATCTGCACCGTGACCGCAAAAAATATCGCCACGCTGCCCGAGGTGGTGGAGTTCTTCCACACGAACGAAGTGGAGACCTGCCTGTTGAACATCGTGCGCTGCACACTGCCCGGCGCGAGAGAGATCATGCCAGGCGACCAGGACGCCGGTCGGCAGTTCGTCTCGGCCCTGGAGCGCAGCCACGAGTTGTACCGCGAGACCGGGCGCAAACTGGTGGTGGCCAACTTCGCCAACATCCTGCTGGCCATCATGGCCCCCACGGCCCGGCGGCTGATGTGCGACATCTCCCCCTGCGGCGGCGGGCGTTGCTTTTTCGCCCTGGCCCCCAACGGTGACATGTTCCCGTGCAGCGAGTTCATCGGCCTGCCGCACTTCAAGGGCGGCAATCTGTTCACGGACGCCATCGGCGACGTGCTGCAAAGCGCCCCCTTCGCCCAGGTCACGGGCCGCAAGGTGGAGGACATCACACCGTGCAACCGCTGCGCCATCCGCCACTTCTGCGGATCGCCGTGCCCGGCTGAGGCCATCGAAATGAACGGGGCCATGAACCGCATGGGAGCGTTCTGCGGGTTCTACGAAGACCAGACACGCTACGCGCTGCGCTTGATAGCCGACGGCAAGGCCGACGACTTCCTGTGGGACGGCTGGGACAGCGAGGCTGAGACGGTGTTCGAGCTGACGGGGTTGTAA
- the cbpA gene encoding modified peptide precursor CbpA: MEKKKENKDVIAIRKSCNADGTGLSHYILMDKKAK, from the coding sequence ATGGAAAAGAAGAAGGAAAACAAGGACGTCATCGCCATCCGCAAATCCTGCAACGCCGACGGCACAGGCCTGTCGCACTACATCCTCATGGACAAGAAAGCGAAATGA
- the serB gene encoding phosphoserine phosphatase SerB: MKDLMLVHIFGADRPGITSAVSSLLAQYGVDILDMGQAVIHDALSLGMLIRIPEGGEAAAVVKDLLYQAHEMGISCKFTPVSSEGYSHWVDAAGKPRWIVTLLGRTISAGQVAAVAQVLTANGLNIQSVNRLTGRPPLDDADPQRPACIEFSVRGNPGDVRAMRMAFLAIAADMGVDIALQEDNAFRRNRRLVAFDMDSTLIRVEVIDELAKAWGVGEQVSAITESAMRGELDFRQSLAKRLSLLKGMPSEMLEKVAEHIPLNDGAEKLVRNLKRFGYKTAVISGGFTYFGEKLQAKLGIDYVHANKLRIVEGKLTGEVDGEIVDAQRKAELLQSIARNENISLMQTIAVGDGANDLPMLNLAGLGIAFRAKPVVKEGAGHAISTLGLDAVLYLLGFRDRDME; encoded by the coding sequence ATGAAAGACCTCATGCTCGTACACATCTTCGGGGCGGACCGCCCCGGCATCACCTCTGCCGTCTCGAGCCTGCTGGCCCAATACGGCGTGGATATACTGGACATGGGACAGGCCGTCATCCACGACGCCCTGTCGCTTGGCATGCTGATCCGCATCCCCGAGGGCGGCGAGGCCGCTGCCGTGGTCAAGGACCTGCTCTACCAGGCCCATGAGATGGGCATAAGCTGCAAGTTCACTCCGGTCAGCTCCGAGGGATACAGCCACTGGGTGGACGCCGCCGGGAAGCCCCGCTGGATAGTCACCCTGCTGGGGCGCACCATAAGCGCCGGCCAGGTGGCCGCCGTGGCCCAGGTGCTCACCGCCAACGGCCTGAACATCCAATCGGTCAACCGCCTCACGGGCCGCCCGCCCCTGGACGACGCCGATCCGCAACGCCCGGCCTGCATTGAATTCTCGGTACGCGGAAATCCCGGCGACGTGCGCGCCATGCGCATGGCCTTCCTGGCCATCGCCGCCGACATGGGCGTGGACATCGCCCTGCAGGAGGACAACGCCTTCCGGCGCAACCGCAGGCTGGTGGCCTTCGACATGGACTCCACGCTCATCCGGGTGGAGGTCATCGACGAACTTGCCAAGGCCTGGGGCGTGGGCGAACAGGTCTCGGCCATCACCGAATCGGCCATGCGCGGCGAACTAGATTTCCGCCAGAGCCTGGCTAAACGCCTGAGCCTCCTGAAAGGCATGCCCTCTGAAATGCTCGAAAAAGTTGCGGAGCACATTCCCCTGAACGACGGCGCCGAGAAGCTGGTGCGAAACCTCAAGCGCTTCGGCTACAAGACGGCGGTCATCTCCGGCGGCTTCACTTATTTCGGCGAGAAACTGCAAGCCAAGCTCGGCATCGACTATGTTCACGCCAACAAGCTGCGCATCGTGGAAGGCAAGCTCACCGGAGAGGTGGACGGTGAGATCGTGGACGCCCAGCGCAAGGCGGAGTTGTTGCAGAGCATCGCCCGCAACGAGAACATCTCGCTCATGCAGACTATCGCCGTGGGCGACGGCGCCAACGACCTTCCCATGCTGAACCTGGCTGGCCTTGGCATCGCCTTCCGGGCCAAACCCGTGGTCAAGGAAGGGGCTGGGCACGCCATCTCGACCCTTGGGTTGGACGCAGTGCTCTACCTGCTGGGGTTCAGGGACAGGGACATGGAGTAG
- a CDS encoding glycerophosphodiester phosphodiesterase, which translates to MRFLQYCLAFIALMTPMLEEAAMAASKAPIVIGHRGACGYRPEHTLASYELAIEMGADFIEPDLVSTKDGVLVARHENEISGTTDVAEKFPARKATKTIDGQKVEGWFTEDFTLAELKTLRAKERLEFRDHSHDGKYEVPTFQEVIDLAKKQSQAKGRTIGIYPETKHPSYFRSIGLGLEVPLVKALKAAGWDKADSPVFIQSFEIQNLKDMHTMINVPLVFLYDEPDMRPYDFVVANDKRTYADLTKPEELKAIAAFAKGIGPWKRLIVGENPDKTLKAAGSLIEDAHKAGLVVHPYTFRNEPRYLAPEYKGDPEAEYMQFFKLGVDGVFSDFSDTAVKARDKFLK; encoded by the coding sequence ATGCGATTTCTTCAGTATTGTCTGGCTTTCATCGCCCTCATGACACCCATGTTGGAGGAAGCAGCCATGGCGGCATCCAAGGCCCCCATCGTCATCGGCCATCGCGGCGCCTGCGGCTACCGCCCGGAACACACCCTGGCGTCCTATGAACTCGCCATCGAGATGGGCGCGGACTTCATCGAGCCCGACCTCGTCTCCACCAAGGACGGCGTGCTGGTGGCCCGCCACGAGAACGAAATTTCGGGCACCACGGACGTGGCCGAGAAGTTCCCGGCCCGCAAAGCGACCAAGACCATCGACGGCCAGAAAGTCGAAGGCTGGTTCACCGAGGACTTCACCCTGGCGGAACTGAAGACCCTGCGCGCCAAGGAACGCCTGGAGTTCCGGGACCACTCCCACGACGGCAAGTATGAAGTGCCCACCTTCCAGGAAGTCATCGACCTGGCCAAGAAGCAGAGCCAGGCAAAGGGACGCACCATCGGGATCTACCCCGAAACCAAGCACCCGAGCTACTTCCGCTCCATCGGGCTGGGGCTCGAGGTGCCACTGGTCAAGGCGCTCAAGGCCGCGGGGTGGGACAAGGCCGATTCGCCTGTGTTCATCCAGTCCTTCGAGATCCAGAACCTCAAGGACATGCACACGATGATCAACGTGCCCCTGGTCTTTCTCTACGACGAGCCCGACATGCGCCCCTACGACTTCGTCGTGGCCAACGACAAGCGCACCTACGCGGACCTCACCAAGCCCGAGGAACTCAAAGCCATCGCGGCCTTCGCCAAGGGCATCGGCCCCTGGAAGCGGCTCATCGTGGGCGAGAACCCGGACAAGACCCTGAAAGCCGCAGGCAGCCTGATCGAGGACGCCCACAAGGCCGGACTGGTGGTCCACCCCTACACATTCAGGAACGAACCGCGTTATCTCGCTCCCGAATACAAGGGCGATCCTGAAGCCGAATACATGCAGTTCTTCAAACTCGGCGTGGACGGAGTGTTCTCGGACTTCTCCGACACGGCGGTGAAGGCGCGCGACAAGTTCCTGAAATAA
- a CDS encoding SGNH/GDSL hydrolase family protein: MKRLMPALILIFFQVSSTVECNAQSYVLVGDSMMYGFDNFLYMLPQDTINLGLTMSVSSYVVQVAGSASASKPKAIFIETGVNDIGKNSFEQLSANYDLALQTIQDVSPQTKVYVNAIFPSNFVDFPKSYDFTNSTVKTYNQEISRIVSLHPNTTFLDFTQQFSDVLGNLRKELSSDGLHLNRAGYELWSSLLKPYF; the protein is encoded by the coding sequence ATGAAGCGTTTGATGCCCGCCCTGATTCTCATTTTTTTTCAGGTATCCAGTACTGTTGAATGCAACGCGCAATCATATGTTCTTGTTGGTGATTCCATGATGTATGGATTTGACAACTTCCTCTACATGCTGCCGCAAGACACTATAAACTTGGGACTGACCATGTCAGTCTCGTCGTATGTCGTACAGGTCGCAGGATCGGCGTCTGCATCGAAACCAAAGGCAATATTTATAGAAACTGGAGTAAACGACATAGGAAAGAATTCATTTGAGCAACTATCCGCAAACTACGATCTGGCATTGCAGACAATTCAAGACGTGTCGCCACAGACAAAGGTCTATGTAAATGCCATATTTCCTTCCAACTTCGTGGATTTCCCGAAAAGTTACGATTTTACAAATTCGACTGTAAAAACATATAATCAGGAAATTTCAAGAATTGTATCGTTGCATCCCAACACAACGTTTCTTGATTTTACGCAACAATTTTCCGACGTGTTGGGAAACCTGAGAAAAGAGCTGAGCTCCGACGGATTGCACCTCAACCGTGCGGGATATGAGCTCTGGTCTTCATTGCTGAAGCCGTACTTCTAA